The following proteins are encoded in a genomic region of Arcobacter suis CECT 7833:
- a CDS encoding DUF350 domain-containing protein: MEIELYIGFISFFLTALALVVVFLYLYALVTPYDDYKLIFEDNNIAAALGFGGAIIGVSIPLYSALVNSVSYTDFVIWGVIAILIQLIFALVVTRISGKYSLESKISQGVVPVGILMAFLSICIGLLNAGSMSY, from the coding sequence ATGGAAATAGAATTATATATAGGATTCATAAGCTTCTTTTTAACAGCTTTAGCTTTAGTAGTTGTTTTTCTTTACTTATATGCTCTTGTTACACCTTATGATGATTATAAACTTATTTTTGAAGATAATAATATAGCTGCTGCTTTAGGATTTGGTGGAGCAATTATTGGAGTTTCAATTCCACTATATAGTGCATTAGTAAACTCTGTTTCTTATACTGATTTTGTTATTTGGGGAGTTATTGCAATACTTATTCAACTAATTTTTGCTCTTGTTGTTACAAGAATTAGTGGTAAATATTCCCTTGAATCAAAAATCTCTCAAGGTGTTGTTCCAGTTGGAATTTTAATGGCATTTTTATCTATTTGTATAGGTCTTTTAAATGCAGGGTCAATGAGTTATTAA
- a CDS encoding class I SAM-dependent methyltransferase → MPKCPLCQNSSTPFYKDEFYECICCKGIFRPKEKLLDNEKEKQRYESHTNNSDDLGYRNFVAPITNSILNEYKKSDLGLDFGCGKDSPIIKVLRQNEYKIFEYDPYFFDDKKLLEQKYDYIACCEVIEHFYNPKKEFELLKSLLKDDSTLYLMTGIYKDNIDFSKWWYKNDLTHVFIFREKTFEWIKKEFGFKNMFIEKNFIKFS, encoded by the coding sequence ATGCCAAAGTGTCCCCTTTGTCAAAATAGTTCAACACCATTTTATAAAGATGAATTTTATGAATGTATTTGTTGTAAAGGTATATTTAGACCAAAAGAAAAACTACTTGATAATGAAAAAGAAAAACAAAGATATGAAAGCCATACAAATAATTCAGATGATTTAGGTTATCGAAATTTTGTAGCTCCGATTACCAATTCTATTTTAAATGAATATAAAAAGAGTGATTTAGGTTTGGATTTTGGTTGTGGGAAAGACTCTCCCATAATCAAAGTTTTAAGACAAAATGAATATAAAATATTTGAATATGACCCATATTTTTTTGATGATAAAAAACTATTAGAACAGAAATATGATTATATCGCTTGTTGTGAAGTAATCGAGCATTTTTATAATCCTAAAAAAGAGTTTGAACTTCTGAAATCTTTATTAAAAGATGACTCAACTTTGTATTTGATGACGGGAATTTATAAAGATAATATTGATTTCTCAAAGTGGTGGTATAAAAATGATTTAACCCATGTTTTTATTTTTAGAGAAAAAACTTTTGAATGGATAAAAAAAGAGTTTGGATTTAAAAATATGTTTATTGAAAAGAATTTTATAAAGTTTAGTTAG
- a CDS encoding cation:dicarboxylate symporter family transporter, translating to MEEIENKKNWKNYTVKSLAFWVIIAIIAGIIFGMVDPKLAVQAKPGIDWFIQGLKWLVGPIIFLTIISGIVGLKSLKEVGTIGFKAFIYFEIVSTFALAIGVLFGNWFAPGSGMNLSVDSLDPASVAKYTNANQDVGSVWSILKGAIPSDPITPFLNGQTLQVLVMALTLAVLISAFGGPYKEKILNPIETAQNFFFKILTVLMWLSPIASFSAMSFLIGKFGIASLVNMASLLGVMFISVVAFIFIVLGIILAIFKINVFKFMRFIYKEVLIVFATSSSESALAPLMKRLESAGVSRGTTGLVIPTGYSFNLDCTNIYLSLSIIFLSQAFNLPLTLGEQLSIIIILMITSKGAVGVTGSGFIVLAGTLSAMGGIIPVVTVAVLLGVDKFMSEMRAVGNLCGNAVAAVVVGAWDKQIDMEKFKYSLDHPETVKDEILG from the coding sequence TTGGAAGAAATAGAAAATAAAAAAAATTGGAAAAATTATACTGTTAAAAGTTTAGCTTTTTGGGTTATTATTGCAATTATCGCGGGTATTATTTTTGGTATGGTTGATCCCAAATTAGCAGTTCAAGCAAAACCTGGTATTGATTGGTTTATTCAAGGACTTAAATGGCTTGTTGGACCTATTATATTTTTAACAATTATTTCAGGTATTGTTGGATTAAAAAGTCTTAAAGAAGTTGGAACAATTGGATTTAAAGCATTTATTTACTTTGAAATCGTAAGTACATTTGCTTTAGCAATCGGTGTTTTATTTGGTAATTGGTTTGCACCAGGAAGTGGAATGAACCTTTCAGTTGATTCATTAGATCCAGCAAGTGTTGCAAAATATACAAATGCTAATCAAGATGTTGGTTCTGTTTGGTCTATTTTAAAAGGTGCAATTCCAAGTGATCCAATCACTCCATTTTTAAATGGTCAAACTCTTCAAGTTTTAGTAATGGCTTTAACTTTAGCTGTTTTAATTTCTGCATTTGGTGGGCCTTACAAAGAAAAAATCTTAAATCCTATTGAAACTGCTCAAAACTTTTTCTTCAAGATTTTAACTGTTTTAATGTGGTTAAGTCCAATTGCAAGTTTTAGTGCTATGTCATTTTTAATTGGTAAATTTGGTATTGCATCTTTAGTTAATATGGCTAGTTTACTTGGTGTTATGTTTATTTCTGTTGTTGCATTTATTTTTATTGTACTTGGTATTATTTTAGCTATCTTTAAAATTAATGTATTCAAATTTATGAGATTTATTTATAAAGAAGTATTAATTGTATTTGCTACATCTTCAAGTGAATCTGCTCTTGCTCCATTAATGAAAAGACTTGAATCAGCGGGTGTAAGTAGAGGAACAACTGGATTAGTTATTCCAACAGGATATTCATTTAATCTAGATTGTACAAATATATATTTATCTCTTTCAATTATCTTTTTATCACAAGCGTTTAATCTTCCATTAACTCTTGGTGAACAATTAAGTATCATTATTATTTTAATGATTACATCAAAAGGTGCAGTTGGAGTTACAGGTTCTGGATTTATAGTTCTAGCTGGAACACTTTCAGCAATGGGTGGAATTATTCCTGTTGTTACAGTTGCTGTTTTATTAGGTGTTGATAAATTTATGAGTGAAATGAGAGCTGTTGGAAATCTGTGTGGAAATGCAGTTGCAGCTGTTGTTGTTGGTGCTTGGGATAAACAAATTGATATGGAAAAATTCAAATATTCACTTGATCACCCAGAAACTGTTAAAGATGAGATTTTAGGGTAA
- a CDS encoding MerR family transcriptional regulator, translating into MKLIKDEKYYKMSELVELTNLSNFTISFYDKKALLPNTISTSKNMKYYPEITITVLNLIKYFKENLNFSIDYIKELFDFYNINFQDRADLILQSIEMISSEIKNPISKKDLEIYCVNEAIELDLLDDKEIYFKTEIEVLKTFNELKKYDISTQLISEYVKTSKKLASMEKELSDKVMEKIGILPEILVLDILNSFKPYIFNRHTILEFKKEN; encoded by the coding sequence ATGAAACTTATAAAAGATGAAAAGTATTATAAAATGTCTGAATTAGTAGAACTTACAAATTTAAGTAATTTCACAATTTCATTTTATGATAAAAAAGCTCTATTGCCAAATACCATAAGTACATCAAAAAATATGAAATATTATCCAGAAATTACAATCACAGTTTTAAATTTGATTAAATATTTTAAAGAAAATCTAAATTTTTCAATTGATTATATAAAAGAACTTTTTGATTTTTATAATATAAATTTTCAAGACAGAGCTGATTTAATATTACAATCAATTGAAATGATAAGTAGTGAAATAAAAAATCCAATTTCAAAAAAAGATTTAGAAATATATTGTGTAAATGAAGCAATAGAACTTGATTTATTAGATGATAAAGAGATTTATTTTAAAACAGAAATAGAAGTTTTAAAAACCTTTAATGAGTTAAAAAAATATGATATTTCAACTCAACTTATAAGTGAATATGTAAAAACAAGTAAAAAATTAGCTTCAATGGAAAAGGAGTTGTCAGATAAAGTTATGGAAAAGATTGGGATTTTACCTGAGATATTAGTTCTTGATATTTTAAACTCTTTTAAACCATATATTTTTAATCGTCATACAATTCTTGAATTTAAAAAGGAAAATTAA
- a CDS encoding acyl-[ACP]--phospholipid O-acyltransferase — protein MNKINNLLNIKIAFLFVVFCNVIVDVAHKVFLQNIAFKVFDGSTQVIWISIINALIIIPFLLLFTVSGYLSDKYNKKNILIYGAVSSFLLSILMVISYLSGNFYFAMFSLVLLAVQSAIYSPAKFGLIIDIYGKKNLSSGNAVLQATSIIAILFSIASASFVFENFYNTNNLATLATKEELLDAILPLTYYILPVAFLEMMVSFLFLRRINTTYTKNETLTLDRNELFKGKLLSKNIQTIFENNIISLSVIGLSVFWGVSQALMAVFPSYVKEYLGITDVFMINGVIGASGVGIAIGSILYSKISKHYIEIGTIPLAALGMALMIYVSTIVQTPFLLGMSFLVFGIFGGLFVVPLNALIQFNAKKKVLGTILAGNNWFNSLAMFLMLALTTTVSYYELDPLNTLYLILLITVIGTFYTIYKLPQSLILLFLKRIVGLKYKLEVNGVKNIPSNGGVLLLGNHISWIDWAVVLMATPREVRFVMHKPIYEKWYLNWLLKIFKCIPISNGSSKNTIQTIAKELDAGNVVVVFPEGAITRNGHLGEFKRGFEKILELTTTDVKVVPFYIRGLWESMFSRASKKFKKSNKTNSVTVSFSRMMRKEKANIISVKQELIKLSTKSWQEHIRDLKPLNETIFDRLKEVGSNMIFADSTGLELSGERFLTVSILFKNLLEKEVKNQNIGLLLPSTVAGAFINYSVLMMGKTLVNLNYTSEINSLKTAVQSAQIKTIIASKKFIEKLENKGINIKEILEMAEVIYVEDLKEKISRPKGIFTYFSVKLMPSFLLKFIHLTKTSKESTVLILFSSGSEGTPKGVELSSDNILGNSQQIANIINATDDDIMVGSLPLFHAFGIVVTTFLPLIEGIKCVCHPDPTDGLGLGKLISQYKATIMTGTSTFFRLYTKNSKVHPLMFESLRLCVAGAEKLREDVRYDFKKKFGKDILEGYGTSETSPVAACNLPDVLAPDFSVQVGNKIGTVGMAIPGTTIKIVNPQTFEELATNEEGMILISGIQVMRGYLNDEVKTAQVLKKIKGKTYYITGDKGRLDEDGFLTIVDRYSRFAKLAGEMISLGAVEEKISKIIALDEDSLVDFIVTSVEDEKKGEKIVLLISKVDEEFITSLKEKMIINFDNKLMIPSTIKIVDEIPKLGTGKKDFKAAKELALS, from the coding sequence ATGAACAAAATAAATAACTTATTAAATATAAAAATCGCATTTTTATTTGTGGTTTTTTGTAATGTAATAGTAGATGTTGCACACAAAGTGTTTTTACAAAATATAGCTTTTAAAGTCTTTGATGGAAGTACTCAGGTTATTTGGATTTCAATAATTAATGCTTTGATTATTATTCCTTTTTTACTTTTATTTACAGTTAGTGGGTATTTATCAGATAAATACAATAAAAAGAATATCTTAATTTATGGAGCTGTTTCATCTTTTTTATTATCAATTTTAATGGTGATTTCATATCTTAGTGGGAACTTTTATTTTGCGATGTTCTCTTTAGTTTTATTAGCTGTTCAAAGTGCCATTTATTCTCCTGCAAAATTTGGACTTATAATAGATATTTATGGTAAAAAAAATCTTTCAAGTGGAAATGCTGTATTACAAGCTACCTCAATTATTGCTATTTTATTTTCAATTGCCTCTGCATCTTTTGTATTTGAAAATTTTTATAATACAAATAATTTAGCAACACTTGCAACAAAAGAAGAACTTTTAGATGCAATTTTGCCTTTGACATATTATATTTTGCCAGTTGCCTTTTTAGAAATGATGGTTTCATTTTTATTTTTAAGAAGAATAAATACAACATATACTAAAAATGAAACATTAACTTTAGATAGAAATGAGCTATTTAAAGGAAAGTTATTATCTAAGAATATTCAAACAATATTTGAAAATAACATCATATCTTTATCTGTAATTGGATTATCAGTATTTTGGGGTGTTTCGCAAGCATTGATGGCAGTATTTCCTTCTTATGTAAAAGAGTATTTAGGAATAACTGATGTCTTTATGATAAATGGAGTTATTGGAGCTTCTGGAGTTGGAATTGCCATTGGTTCAATTTTATATTCAAAAATCTCAAAACACTATATAGAAATAGGAACAATTCCCCTTGCAGCTTTGGGAATGGCTTTGATGATTTATGTTTCAACGATTGTTCAAACGCCTTTTTTATTGGGAATGAGTTTTTTAGTATTTGGAATATTTGGAGGATTATTTGTTGTTCCTTTAAATGCATTGATTCAATTTAATGCTAAAAAAAAGGTTTTAGGAACTATCCTTGCTGGAAATAATTGGTTTAATTCTTTAGCTATGTTTTTAATGTTGGCTCTTACTACAACAGTTTCATATTATGAGTTAGATCCATTAAATACACTTTATTTGATTTTATTAATTACTGTTATTGGAACATTTTATACAATTTATAAACTACCACAATCTTTGATTTTATTATTCTTAAAAAGAATTGTTGGATTAAAATACAAACTTGAAGTAAATGGTGTAAAAAATATTCCATCAAATGGAGGAGTTTTACTTTTAGGGAATCATATTTCATGGATAGATTGGGCTGTTGTTTTAATGGCAACTCCTAGAGAAGTACGATTTGTAATGCATAAACCAATTTATGAAAAATGGTATTTAAATTGGCTTTTAAAAATTTTCAAATGTATTCCTATTTCAAATGGTTCAAGCAAAAATACAATTCAAACAATAGCAAAAGAGTTAGATGCTGGAAATGTTGTTGTGGTTTTTCCAGAAGGTGCAATCACTAGAAATGGACATTTAGGAGAGTTCAAAAGAGGTTTTGAAAAAATCTTGGAACTTACAACCACAGATGTAAAAGTTGTTCCTTTTTATATTAGAGGACTTTGGGAATCTATGTTTTCACGAGCTAGTAAAAAGTTTAAAAAATCAAATAAAACAAATAGTGTAACTGTATCTTTTTCAAGAATGATGAGAAAAGAAAAAGCAAATATAATAAGTGTAAAACAAGAGCTTATAAAACTTTCTACTAAATCATGGCAAGAGCATATACGTGATTTAAAACCTTTAAATGAAACTATCTTTGATAGGTTGAAAGAAGTAGGTTCTAATATGATTTTTGCTGATTCAACAGGTCTTGAATTAAGTGGAGAGAGATTTTTGACAGTTTCTATTTTGTTTAAAAATCTACTAGAAAAAGAAGTAAAAAATCAAAATATTGGTTTATTACTTCCTTCAACTGTTGCAGGAGCTTTTATAAATTATTCAGTTTTAATGATGGGAAAAACACTGGTAAATTTAAATTATACAAGTGAAATTAACTCTTTAAAAACAGCAGTACAATCAGCTCAGATAAAAACCATAATAGCTTCAAAAAAGTTTATTGAAAAACTAGAAAACAAAGGCATAAACATAAAAGAAATCCTTGAAATGGCTGAGGTTATTTATGTGGAAGATTTAAAAGAAAAGATTTCAAGACCAAAAGGAATTTTTACATATTTTAGTGTGAAATTAATGCCTAGTTTTTTATTGAAATTTATTCATTTAACAAAGACTTCAAAAGAAAGTACTGTTTTAATCCTATTTTCATCAGGAAGTGAAGGAACTCCAAAAGGTGTTGAATTAAGTAGTGATAATATTTTGGGAAATTCGCAACAAATAGCAAATATTATAAATGCAACTGATGATGATATTATGGTTGGTTCTTTGCCATTATTCCATGCTTTTGGAATAGTTGTTACTACATTTTTACCTTTGATTGAAGGAATAAAATGTGTTTGTCATCCAGACCCAACTGATGGTTTAGGATTAGGGAAATTAATTTCTCAATATAAAGCCACAATTATGACTGGAACTTCAACATTCTTTAGACTTTATACAAAAAACTCAAAAGTTCATCCTTTGATGTTTGAAAGTCTGCGACTTTGTGTAGCAGGAGCTGAGAAACTGCGAGAAGATGTAAGATATGATTTTAAAAAGAAATTTGGAAAAGATATTTTAGAAGGTTATGGAACAAGTGAAACTTCACCAGTTGCTGCTTGTAATTTACCAGATGTTTTAGCTCCTGATTTTAGCGTTCAAGTTGGAAATAAAATAGGAACAGTTGGTATGGCAATTCCTGGAACTACAATAAAAATTGTGAACCCTCAAACTTTTGAAGAGTTAGCTACAAATGAAGAGGGAATGATTTTGATTTCAGGTATTCAAGTAATGCGTGGTTATTTAAATGATGAAGTAAAAACAGCTCAAGTACTAAAAAAAATAAAAGGAAAAACTTATTATATTACAGGGGATAAAGGACGATTGGATGAAGATGGCTTTTTAACTATTGTTGATAGATATTCAAGATTTGCAAAACTTGCAGGTGAGATGATAAGCCTTGGAGCAGTTGAGGAAAAAATCTCAAAAATCATAGCTTTAGATGAAGATTCTTTGGTTGATTTTATAGTAACTTCTGTTGAAGATGAAAAAAAAGGCGAAAAAATTGTTCTTTTAATTTCAAAGGTAGATGAAGAATTTATAACAAGTCTAAAAGAAAAAATGATAATAAATTTTGATAATAAACTAATGATTCCATCAACTATAAAAATAGTAGATGAAATTCCAAAACTAGGAACAGGTAAAAAAGATTTTAAAGCGGCTAAAGAATTAGCTTTGAGCTGA
- a CDS encoding PAS domain S-box protein: MYNPKKSLYLILFTIIILTVTIIISVNLTYSYLSIKNNIINSMKNESNNMVIELKNNIQNLIASYSINEYEKILLNEMESKDILFAIVLKDYNLGKLLGKEYEINGKIRDENWNIIDYDDGLHQKLVSQAYYEKVFDITNNESKKIATIHIYISDKTLNKELDKIIFNNVIEAITISLMLILSLFLTIRHFILKPLSNIIKIINDTDKDGIPHKNFSLKGSKEIFLLSNTMNNMIETIKSSRKTLRDNENRLKSLLQMSPIAVRIATNNGERIVFANNSYLKLLQIDEKELLKQNPKVYYIKESIYKDILNSLDKNERIENKLISLNINDSEVWVIASYMNIIYDDENAVIGWFYDVTDKIKIQKQIEEQKNEFETIFNYSIDGLAIVDLESNFLEFNDAYIKMTGFSRKELLKTSCIKLTAPEDLEKAQIALEAIVEKGFVTDFEKTCIVKDNRSITVDMSMVLLPDKKRILLSIKDVTQHKLMESQSKLASMGEMIGNIAHQWRQPLSLISTIASGIKVQMEFKQFDEKELIPDMDNIIKQTTYLSNTIDDFRNFIKNSNEKGEIQVSDIIKKTLSILNPSIVNHNITMILNTNDDIRIDGYENQLIQALINILNNSKDALKENLQNNEEKLIFIETKNINNSLILKIKDNAGGIPENIINKIFEPYFTTKHKSIGTGIGLSIAYQIITKHHDAHIFASNDTYEYNHKTYTGACFTIIFNYIESAQS; the protein is encoded by the coding sequence ATGTATAATCCAAAAAAATCTTTATACCTAATTCTTTTTACAATTATTATTTTAACAGTAACTATAATAATTTCTGTAAACTTAACATATAGCTATTTAAGTATTAAAAATAATATTATTAATAGTATGAAAAATGAATCAAATAATATGGTTATTGAACTAAAAAACAATATCCAAAATTTGATTGCTTCATATTCTATAAATGAATATGAAAAAATTTTACTCAACGAAATGGAATCAAAAGATATTTTATTTGCAATTGTCCTAAAAGATTATAATTTGGGAAAACTTTTAGGTAAAGAATATGAAATTAATGGAAAAATTAGAGATGAAAATTGGAATATTATTGACTATGACGATGGATTACATCAAAAATTAGTATCGCAAGCATATTATGAAAAAGTTTTTGATATAACAAATAATGAGTCAAAAAAAATTGCAACTATTCACATATATATTTCTGATAAAACATTAAATAAAGAATTAGATAAAATTATTTTTAATAATGTAATCGAAGCTATAACTATTTCTTTAATGCTCATTTTATCCCTATTTTTAACAATTAGACACTTTATATTAAAACCTCTTTCTAATATTATTAAAATAATAAATGATACTGATAAAGATGGAATACCTCATAAGAATTTTTCTTTGAAGGGTTCAAAAGAAATATTTTTGCTTTCAAATACCATGAATAATATGATTGAAACGATAAAAAGCTCAAGAAAAACTTTAAGAGACAATGAAAATAGATTAAAATCACTTTTACAAATGAGTCCTATTGCTGTTAGGATTGCAACAAACAATGGAGAAAGAATAGTTTTTGCTAATAACTCTTATCTAAAATTACTACAAATTGATGAAAAAGAGTTATTAAAGCAAAATCCAAAAGTTTATTATATAAAAGAGTCAATATATAAAGATATATTAAATTCTTTAGATAAAAATGAAAGAATTGAGAATAAACTGATTTCTTTAAATATAAACGACTCTGAAGTTTGGGTAATTGCTTCATATATGAATATAATTTATGATGATGAGAATGCTGTTATTGGTTGGTTCTATGATGTTACGGATAAAATCAAAATTCAAAAACAAATAGAAGAACAAAAAAATGAATTTGAAACTATTTTTAACTATTCTATTGATGGTTTAGCAATAGTAGATTTAGAAAGTAATTTTTTAGAGTTTAATGATGCTTATATAAAAATGACTGGTTTTTCGAGAAAAGAGTTGTTAAAAACTTCTTGTATTAAACTTACAGCTCCTGAAGATTTAGAAAAAGCTCAAATTGCACTAGAGGCAATAGTTGAAAAAGGTTTTGTTACAGATTTTGAAAAAACTTGTATAGTAAAAGATAATAGAAGTATTACAGTAGATATGTCTATGGTTTTGCTTCCTGATAAAAAAAGAATTTTATTAAGTATAAAAGACGTAACTCAACATAAACTTATGGAATCCCAATCAAAACTAGCTTCTATGGGAGAAATGATAGGAAATATCGCTCACCAATGGAGACAGCCATTAAGTCTTATTTCAACAATTGCAAGTGGGATAAAAGTACAAATGGAATTTAAACAATTCGATGAAAAAGAACTTATTCCGGATATGGATAATATTATAAAACAAACAACTTATTTATCAAATACAATTGATGACTTTAGAAACTTTATAAAAAACTCAAATGAAAAAGGAGAAATTCAAGTTTCAGATATTATCAAAAAAACTTTATCTATTTTAAATCCATCAATAGTTAATCATAATATTACAATGATACTAAATACAAATGATGATATTAGAATAGATGGTTATGAGAATCAACTTATTCAAGCTTTAATAAATATTCTTAATAATTCAAAAGATGCTTTAAAAGAAAATCTTCAAAATAATGAAGAAAAACTTATTTTTATTGAAACAAAAAATATAAACAATAGTTTGATTTTAAAAATCAAAGATAATGCAGGAGGAATTCCTGAAAATATAATAAATAAAATATTTGAACCATATTTTACAACTAAACATAAAAGTATTGGTACAGGAATTGGATTATCTATTGCTTATCAAATTATTACAAAACATCACGATGCACATATTTTTGCTTCAAATGATACTTATGAATACAATCATAAAACTTACACTGGCGCATGTTTTACAATAATTTTTAATTACATAGAATCAGCTCAAAGCTAA
- a CDS encoding substrate-binding domain-containing protein, translated as MRISKNYLLTLLFLLSFSILNANSNIKKIAYIVSDTSIPFWNIMSRGVKNSADVLGYEVEIYNSQNSIKIELENTIKAINDNVSGIIISPNNSSSCVTVLKLAKKANIPVVISDIGTDSGEYISYISSNNEKGAYDIGKILAEQMSILGIPNPKVAIIAIPQKRLNGQERTAGFIKAINEYSIKNIDLKQQVTFSKEETYNFTKELINKNPELNAIWLQGSDKYQGALDAIYESGKKDKILLLTFDAEPEFLNLITNNTLVASAMQQPFLMGEKAIISLHKYFNNEEIEKDYKLPVLAISKENIEDNLIIIKRNVFGLDYKTNKKIKTNEY; from the coding sequence ATGAGAATTTCAAAAAATTATCTTTTAACTCTACTCTTTTTATTGAGCTTTTCTATTTTAAATGCAAATTCAAATATTAAAAAAATAGCTTACATTGTTTCAGATACATCTATTCCTTTTTGGAATATTATGTCTCGAGGAGTAAAAAATAGTGCTGATGTTTTAGGTTATGAAGTTGAAATTTATAATTCACAAAATAGTATAAAAATTGAATTAGAAAATACTATAAAAGCAATAAATGATAATGTCTCTGGAATAATTATCTCACCAAATAACTCATCTTCTTGTGTAACTGTTTTAAAACTTGCCAAAAAAGCAAATATTCCTGTAGTAATTTCAGATATTGGAACAGATTCTGGTGAATATATTTCATATATCTCTTCAAATAATGAAAAAGGTGCTTATGATATTGGAAAAATTTTAGCTGAACAAATGTCTATTTTAGGAATTCCAAATCCTAAAGTTGCAATTATTGCCATCCCACAAAAAAGATTAAATGGACAAGAAAGAACTGCTGGTTTTATAAAAGCAATAAATGAATACTCTATAAAAAATATAGATTTAAAACAACAAGTAACTTTTTCAAAAGAAGAAACTTATAATTTTACAAAAGAATTAATAAATAAGAATCCAGAATTAAATGCCATTTGGCTTCAAGGTTCTGATAAATATCAAGGGGCTTTAGATGCAATTTATGAAAGTGGGAAAAAAGACAAAATTTTACTTCTTACTTTTGATGCTGAACCTGAATTTCTAAATCTTATTACAAATAATACTTTAGTTGCTTCAGCAATGCAACAACCTTTTTTAATGGGAGAAAAAGCAATTATTTCTTTACATAAGTATTTTAATAATGAAGAAATTGAAAAAGATTATAAACTTCCAGTTCTTGCAATTTCTAAAGAAAATATTGAAGATAATCTAATAATAATCAAAAGAAATGTATTTGGACTAGATTATAAAACTAATAAAAAAATCAAAACAAATGAATATTAA